From Parafrankia irregularis, the proteins below share one genomic window:
- a CDS encoding YhgE/Pip domain-containing protein yields MAPKDATPPRDDFPVRVHDLLRERAVWVLPLILASVVVSAMTALYLASAVDPLGHVRGLPVEVVNNDRGATLGAEHLDIGARIEAGLRTSPEVSRRLRLESVTLPEAERAMSRGRAYATVVIPPGFTASLLAQAGLPAAGASGGAAAQAGDRSVQLLTNPRASTLGVSLASGVLQPALAAASRTISAQLTAAADTTAGASTGAGSATTGGAATEGAGAGGAATQAFLANPVTVTTSQFHPPPANSALGLSAFYLALLTLMCGFLVGTLLHSTVDAALGYGTSEVGPRWTQLQPKAISRWRTLLIKWVMAAALTAVVTGLMIAIGAGAVGMDAPHPLLLWAFSWLCAASVAAGTIVLFAALGTPGQLVALLLFVYAGLASAGGTVPIEALPGFFRLLSEAEPLRQILAGDRAILYFDAQADTGLTRGAVSAVIGLLCWLALGALIVRWYDRRALHRMNPELLTYVNRAVQEYRAQDQATEAHGP; encoded by the coding sequence TTGGCTCCGAAGGACGCAACGCCGCCGCGGGACGACTTCCCGGTTCGGGTTCATGACCTGCTGCGGGAACGCGCGGTGTGGGTGCTGCCGCTGATCCTGGCCTCGGTCGTCGTCTCGGCGATGACCGCGCTGTACCTCGCGTCGGCGGTCGACCCCCTCGGCCATGTGCGTGGCCTGCCGGTCGAGGTGGTCAACAACGACCGCGGCGCCACGCTGGGAGCAGAGCACCTCGACATCGGTGCGCGTATCGAGGCCGGTCTGCGGACGAGCCCGGAGGTGTCCCGCCGGCTACGGCTGGAATCCGTCACCCTGCCGGAGGCAGAACGGGCCATGAGCCGCGGGCGGGCCTACGCGACCGTGGTGATCCCGCCCGGCTTCACCGCCTCGCTCCTGGCCCAGGCCGGCCTGCCGGCAGCTGGGGCGTCGGGGGGCGCGGCTGCCCAGGCAGGAGACCGATCGGTCCAACTGCTGACCAACCCGCGGGCCAGCACGCTCGGAGTGAGCCTGGCCAGCGGTGTCCTGCAGCCCGCCCTCGCCGCCGCCTCCCGGACGATCAGTGCTCAGCTCACCGCGGCGGCCGACACGACGGCCGGGGCCTCGACCGGCGCCGGAAGCGCGACGACCGGCGGTGCGGCGACTGAGGGCGCGGGCGCTGGCGGCGCGGCGACGCAGGCGTTCCTGGCGAACCCGGTCACGGTCACCACCAGCCAGTTCCACCCTCCGCCCGCGAACAGCGCGCTCGGCCTGAGTGCCTTCTACCTGGCCCTGCTGACCCTCATGTGTGGATTCCTCGTCGGGACCCTCCTGCATTCCACGGTGGACGCAGCCCTCGGCTACGGCACCTCCGAGGTCGGCCCCCGCTGGACCCAGCTCCAGCCGAAGGCGATCAGCCGCTGGCGAACCCTGCTGATCAAATGGGTGATGGCGGCGGCGTTGACCGCGGTCGTCACCGGCCTGATGATCGCGATCGGAGCCGGCGCGGTGGGCATGGACGCCCCGCATCCGCTGCTGTTGTGGGCCTTCTCCTGGCTGTGCGCGGCCAGTGTCGCCGCCGGGACGATCGTGCTCTTCGCGGCGCTCGGCACCCCCGGGCAGCTGGTCGCGCTCCTGCTGTTCGTCTACGCCGGTCTGGCCTCGGCCGGTGGAACCGTGCCCATCGAAGCGCTGCCCGGCTTCTTCCGGCTGCTCAGCGAGGCCGAGCCGCTGCGGCAGATCCTCGCCGGCGACCGGGCCATCCTGTACTTCGACGCCCAGGCCGACACGGGCCTGACCCGCGGAGCCGTGTCCGCCGTGATCGGGCTGCTCTGCTGGCTCGCCCTGGGCGCACTGATCGTCCGCTGGTACGACCGCCGAGCGCTGCACCGGATGAACCCGGAACTCCTCACCTACGTCAACCGCGCCGTCCAGGAATATCGGGCCCAAGACCAGGCCACAGAAGCCCACGGACCGTAA
- a CDS encoding SCO6745 family protein: MKRPSDEGPPPEAVPGGTVARRMWRLFEPVHAVTYFAPACAGAFERAGLRGFWRGYFAGRSAPLGPVGAGPVVGCFFGFAPAMVSRALPEVWTRITPAEALDARLAGAREALGQVLGQPGPGEAAHLSEPADLTELAGLLRAAAEHAPVAGRVLAAANAALSWPSDPLGVVWHATTILREHRGDGHVAALVTAGLDGVETAVWRASMGGVGREDFQRVRGWSDDEWTAAAGRLRARGWLSTAGRPTEASLSAFRSIETTTDRVAASVWDELGTDGVERCAALLAPVARRAAALLRWPNPIGVPDPREPISG; this comes from the coding sequence ATGAAGCGCCCGTCGGACGAGGGCCCGCCGCCCGAGGCTGTGCCGGGCGGCACCGTGGCCCGGCGGATGTGGCGGCTGTTCGAGCCGGTGCATGCCGTCACGTACTTCGCGCCGGCCTGCGCCGGGGCCTTCGAACGCGCGGGCCTGCGCGGTTTCTGGCGCGGCTATTTCGCCGGGCGGTCGGCGCCGCTCGGCCCGGTTGGCGCGGGGCCCGTCGTCGGATGTTTCTTCGGGTTCGCGCCGGCGATGGTCTCGCGGGCGCTGCCGGAGGTCTGGACGAGGATCACGCCCGCGGAGGCGCTGGACGCGCGGCTCGCCGGTGCTCGCGAGGCCCTCGGCCAGGTGCTGGGGCAGCCTGGTCCGGGCGAGGCGGCTCATCTCTCCGAGCCGGCCGACCTGACCGAGCTGGCCGGTCTGCTGCGGGCCGCCGCCGAGCACGCCCCGGTCGCGGGCCGCGTCCTCGCCGCCGCGAACGCGGCCCTGAGCTGGCCGTCGGATCCGCTCGGCGTCGTCTGGCATGCCACGACGATCCTGCGTGAGCATCGAGGTGACGGTCATGTGGCTGCTCTGGTGACCGCTGGTCTTGACGGTGTCGAGACCGCCGTCTGGAGGGCCAGCATGGGTGGCGTCGGGAGGGAGGACTTCCAGCGCGTGCGCGGCTGGTCCGACGACGAGTGGACGGCCGCCGCCGGCAGGTTGCGCGCCCGTGGCTGGCTCAGTACCGCAGGCCGGCCGACGGAGGCGTCGCTGTCCGCCTTCAGATCGATCGAGACGACGACGGACCGGGTAGCCGCCTCGGTCTGGGACGAGCTCGGCACCGACGGAGTCGAACGCTGCGCGGCGCTCCTGGCTCCCGTCGCGCGCCGGGCCGCCGCGTTGCTGCGGTGGCCGAACCCGATCGGTGTGCCCGATCCACGCGAACCGATCTCGGGGTAG
- a CDS encoding vWA domain-containing protein, with amino-acid sequence MSIRVRLGALVLALTAAATLPACSGGEPPLADGAGPKTTLTVLAGSELKDIEPLLADLRHDTGVRLDVTYTGTLDGADRISRRQAGTDLAWFSSDRYLRLLPGGADAAVTSTSIMRSPVVLGVRQSVARRLGWSGNPNVTWKDVAAAARAGNLRYGMTNPASSNSGFSALVGVAAALAGTADALTSADIRPAELTDFFSGQKLTAGSSGYLNDAYVDRQDSLDAMINYESVLLSLNASNRLREPLELIFPKDGIITADYPLLLLDPDRRDAYQRVVDWLRSPATQQRLQEQTSRRPATPTVPLDTRFTAGDTHVELPFPGTAAVADELILAYLNHFRAPTHAIFVLDLSGSMKGDRISDLRSALIGLTGADSSLAARFTSFRAREKITLVPFDSGVNQIRDFAVTDPSPDSPELKELRRAVDGFNAGGDTAIYSALGAAYDRAAADLARDGSYYTSVVLLTDGENTAGASADDFLAHYRSLSPAARAVPTFTVLFGDADPDALRQIADVTGGTVFDAGSTSLPDVFREIRGYQ; translated from the coding sequence ATGAGCATCCGTGTCCGGCTGGGGGCCCTCGTGCTGGCCCTGACGGCCGCCGCCACGCTGCCCGCCTGCTCCGGCGGGGAGCCGCCGCTGGCCGACGGGGCCGGCCCGAAGACCACGCTGACCGTCCTGGCCGGGTCCGAGCTGAAGGACATCGAGCCGCTGCTCGCCGACCTGCGTCACGACACCGGCGTCAGGCTGGACGTCACCTACACCGGGACGCTGGACGGAGCCGACCGGATCTCCCGGCGCCAGGCCGGTACGGACCTGGCCTGGTTCTCCTCGGACCGCTATCTGCGGCTGCTGCCGGGCGGCGCGGACGCGGCCGTCACCAGCACCTCGATCATGCGCTCGCCGGTGGTCCTCGGTGTCCGCCAGTCGGTGGCCCGCAGGCTCGGCTGGTCCGGCAACCCGAACGTGACCTGGAAGGACGTCGCGGCCGCGGCCCGGGCCGGGAACCTGCGCTACGGCATGACCAACCCGGCGTCGTCCAACTCCGGGTTCTCGGCCCTGGTCGGGGTGGCGGCGGCCCTGGCCGGTACCGCCGACGCCCTGACCTCGGCCGACATCAGGCCGGCGGAGCTGACCGACTTCTTCTCCGGGCAGAAGCTGACCGCGGGCAGCTCCGGCTATCTGAACGACGCCTACGTGGACAGGCAGGACAGCCTGGACGCGATGATCAACTACGAGTCGGTGCTGCTGTCCCTGAACGCCTCGAACCGGCTGCGGGAACCGTTGGAGCTGATCTTCCCGAAGGACGGGATCATCACCGCCGACTACCCGCTGCTGCTGCTCGACCCGGACAGGCGGGACGCCTACCAGCGGGTCGTCGACTGGCTGCGCAGCCCGGCCACGCAGCAGCGGCTGCAGGAGCAGACCAGCCGCCGGCCGGCGACCCCCACGGTGCCGCTGGACACCCGGTTCACCGCCGGGGACACCCACGTCGAGCTGCCCTTCCCGGGCACGGCGGCCGTCGCCGACGAGCTGATCCTGGCCTACCTCAACCACTTCCGCGCCCCCACCCACGCGATCTTCGTGCTGGACCTGTCCGGCTCGATGAAGGGTGACCGCATCTCCGACCTGCGGTCGGCCCTGATCGGACTGACCGGCGCGGACTCCTCGCTGGCCGCGCGATTCACCAGCTTCCGGGCCCGGGAGAAGATCACCCTCGTGCCGTTCGACAGCGGCGTCAACCAGATCAGGGACTTCGCCGTCACCGATCCCTCGCCGGACTCGCCTGAGCTGAAGGAGCTCCGCCGGGCAGTCGACGGGTTCAACGCCGGCGGCGACACCGCGATCTACTCGGCCCTGGGCGCCGCCTACGACCGGGCCGCCGCCGACCTGGCCCGAGACGGGTCGTACTACACCTCCGTGGTGCTGCTGACCGACGGCGAGAACACGGCCGGTGCCTCGGCGGACGACTTCCTGGCGCACTACCGTTCGCTGTCGCCGGCCGCCCGGGCGGTGCCGACGTTCACCGTGCTGTTCGGCGACGCCGACCCGGACGCACTGCGGCAGATCGCCGACGTGACCGGGGGAACGGTCTTCGACGCCGGATCGACGTCGCTGCCGGACGTGTTCAGGGAGATCCGTGGCTACCAGTAG
- a CDS encoding NAD-dependent epimerase/dehydratase family protein — MPLHVITGAGGTGAPTAELLARRGERVRLVSRRGGGPEHPLIERIAADATDADALSRLAEGATTLINTAVPPYDRWPEEFPPLATALLDVAERTGAGYVMMGNTYGYGIVSGRFTEDLPMAPVSVKGQVRARMWTEALEAHRAGRARVTEVRASAFLGAGAGSLYNFLVAPLVLRGEPAGFPGDLDTPKTWSYVGDAARTLAAVALAGDDRPWGRAWHVPSTAALSIRELSTRLTTAAGAPAPALTAISTDQLAALSAADPIMQEVIEMMYSLDRPDLLDSTLTERTFGLAPTPLETVLAETVTAYGTST; from the coding sequence ATGCCGCTGCATGTGATCACCGGTGCCGGTGGCACCGGAGCCCCCACCGCCGAACTGCTGGCCCGGCGGGGCGAACGCGTCCGCCTGGTCAGCCGGCGCGGGGGCGGGCCCGAGCACCCACTGATCGAGCGGATCGCCGCCGACGCGACCGACGCCGACGCGCTGAGCCGCCTCGCCGAGGGCGCGACGACACTGATCAACACCGCGGTGCCACCGTACGACCGGTGGCCGGAGGAGTTCCCACCGCTGGCGACGGCGCTGCTGGACGTGGCTGAACGCACCGGCGCCGGTTACGTCATGATGGGCAACACCTACGGCTACGGCATCGTCAGCGGTCGCTTCACCGAAGACCTGCCGATGGCGCCGGTATCGGTCAAGGGCCAGGTACGGGCCCGGATGTGGACCGAGGCGCTCGAAGCGCATCGCGCGGGTCGAGCCCGCGTGACCGAGGTCCGGGCCAGTGCGTTCCTCGGCGCGGGGGCCGGTTCGCTCTACAACTTCCTGGTGGCGCCCCTTGTCCTGCGCGGCGAGCCGGCAGGCTTCCCCGGCGACCTGGATACCCCGAAAACCTGGTCCTACGTCGGGGACGCCGCACGAACCCTGGCCGCCGTGGCCCTCGCCGGTGACGACCGCCCGTGGGGACGGGCCTGGCACGTGCCCTCCACCGCGGCCCTGTCCATACGGGAGCTGAGCACGCGGCTCACGACCGCCGCCGGGGCACCCGCACCCGCACTGACGGCGATCTCCACCGATCAGCTCGCCGCGCTGTCCGCCGCGGATCCGATCATGCAGGAGGTGATCGAGATGATGTACTCCCTGGATCGGCCCGATCTGCTCGACTCCACGCTCACCGAGCGGACGTTCGGCCTCGCCCCGACCCCCCTCGAGACCGTCCTGGCCGAAACCGTCACTGCCTACGGCACCAGTACCTGA
- a CDS encoding FG-GAP-like repeat-containing protein yields MVVAVALGAGAVHPVAETAQLAGPNESMVIDGVGAITLAAALEDLAAGVTPQDIVVEVELGDDVDRAFLEDLVAEQNSRQGSLSDVFKQNLLALPTDLPGGAADVGAYPDVDGVVEVTDTVLRVTIPAAEVSTQVSALFHTIAIALGTGLGMVVRAACIGGTAVAGALCAAIGGAIGGFAGQFLVQAIDKKLGTLDAWAKIIVSTVIGAAAGYAWETWIKNWAKDDLPGYFAAIGRTAVKVGKTLAGWWTGGAGVALEDAGLELQNLAPILERIARDAAGAASVLSGIRLMPVGDSITYGVGSSDENGYRDELWDSLSQTVLTLDFVGSNSSGTMSDRNHNGWRGAVIDEIANVAVPDAASMRPNVVTLMAGTNDIQKDLDVAGAPARLGELIDGLRAASPGVAIVVATLVPVKGDTEAQKRRNAYNVAVRSLVADRQEGGQKLVLAEMGPMTDAMMYDRLHPNDAGYDYMAVQFDGAVRKLLEYGWVSEPAAVDGSGGGSGGGEAGTCAVPGGGWEALGRIAQGPINPDSSSAGVIGDVHLADFDGNGRTDYAIVTDTGAVYLWTRITGGWENRGKVASGNGVAGRGPQVRFADLDGDHDADYLVLHINGSVEAWRNDDAWINGSSAWTSKGVVASGTGAAADARVVFADLDGDLDDDYLVVNADGSVNAWLNGNVFVNGKSAWAGLGRIAAGTGNPGSKVRLADIDGDLDADYLVVHSDGSTEAWTNDNVAEDLGAGWDSIGKIAAGTGTGGTAVQFADADADRDVDYFILGTDGTVTWWENDEVATRDDWQNGLRSQGVYGNHLADAASNARSVTFADLDGDGDDDYLLVGPKGEVEAWRNDNVAYRGTNAWIKIGRVADGVSPAAGERVVFADIDGDGRDDYLVVDTANGRVRGWRNNNPFANGITAWAGLGVIAQGPSGAAGNEVQFADIDGDGDDDYLLVAVDHSVRAWKNNGTDVGGGWAAKVVIAQPQGTIAVTERTVFGDMNCDDRADYVLRDPGQNNLLHGWFNLGGFDNLWSAKKLVAYGVAMNFPVEVRLADISGDGLDDYLVVDPTNGAVRAWLNRGGNQVDA; encoded by the coding sequence ATGGTCGTGGCTGTCGCGCTCGGCGCCGGCGCCGTGCATCCGGTCGCGGAGACTGCCCAGCTGGCCGGGCCGAACGAGTCGATGGTGATCGACGGGGTCGGCGCGATCACGCTCGCGGCGGCCCTGGAGGACCTCGCCGCGGGGGTCACGCCCCAGGACATCGTTGTCGAGGTGGAGCTCGGTGACGATGTGGACCGCGCCTTCCTGGAGGATCTCGTCGCCGAGCAGAACTCCCGGCAGGGGTCGCTGAGCGACGTGTTCAAGCAGAATCTGCTCGCGCTTCCGACGGACCTGCCGGGAGGCGCGGCCGATGTCGGCGCCTACCCGGACGTCGACGGCGTCGTCGAGGTGACGGACACCGTCCTGCGCGTGACCATCCCCGCGGCCGAGGTAAGCACCCAGGTGAGCGCGCTGTTTCACACCATCGCGATCGCTCTCGGCACCGGGCTGGGCATGGTGGTGCGTGCCGCCTGCATCGGGGGGACGGCGGTGGCCGGCGCGTTGTGCGCGGCCATTGGCGGCGCGATCGGCGGGTTCGCCGGGCAGTTCCTGGTGCAGGCGATAGACAAGAAGCTCGGCACGCTCGACGCGTGGGCCAAGATCATCGTCTCCACCGTCATCGGCGCCGCGGCCGGCTACGCCTGGGAAACCTGGATCAAGAACTGGGCGAAAGACGACCTGCCCGGCTATTTCGCGGCGATCGGCCGGACCGCGGTCAAGGTCGGCAAGACGCTGGCGGGCTGGTGGACCGGCGGCGCCGGCGTGGCCCTGGAGGACGCGGGCCTCGAGCTCCAGAACCTCGCGCCGATCCTCGAACGCATCGCCCGGGACGCGGCGGGCGCGGCGTCGGTCCTGTCCGGGATACGCCTGATGCCGGTGGGTGACTCGATCACCTACGGCGTCGGGTCGTCGGACGAGAACGGCTATCGGGACGAGCTGTGGGACTCCCTGAGCCAGACGGTGCTGACGCTGGACTTCGTGGGCTCCAACTCGTCGGGGACCATGTCCGACAGGAACCACAACGGGTGGCGGGGCGCGGTGATCGACGAGATCGCGAACGTGGCGGTCCCCGACGCGGCGTCGATGCGGCCGAACGTCGTGACGCTGATGGCGGGCACGAACGACATCCAGAAGGACCTGGATGTCGCGGGCGCGCCGGCCCGGCTGGGCGAGCTGATCGACGGGCTGCGGGCGGCCTCGCCGGGGGTGGCGATCGTGGTGGCGACGCTGGTGCCGGTGAAGGGCGACACGGAGGCGCAGAAGCGGCGCAACGCCTACAACGTGGCGGTGCGGTCGCTGGTGGCGGACCGGCAGGAGGGCGGGCAGAAGCTGGTGCTCGCCGAGATGGGACCCATGACGGACGCCATGATGTACGACCGGCTGCACCCGAACGACGCCGGCTACGACTACATGGCGGTCCAGTTCGACGGCGCCGTCCGGAAGCTGCTGGAGTACGGCTGGGTGAGCGAACCGGCGGCCGTCGACGGCTCGGGCGGAGGCTCCGGCGGCGGCGAGGCCGGTACGTGCGCGGTTCCCGGCGGCGGCTGGGAGGCGCTCGGCCGGATCGCGCAGGGCCCGATCAACCCCGACAGCTCCAGCGCCGGCGTGATCGGCGACGTGCACCTGGCCGACTTCGACGGGAACGGCAGGACCGACTACGCGATCGTCACCGACACCGGCGCCGTCTACCTGTGGACCAGGATCACAGGTGGTTGGGAGAACCGGGGCAAGGTCGCCTCCGGCAACGGGGTTGCCGGTCGCGGGCCGCAGGTCCGCTTCGCCGACCTCGACGGCGACCATGACGCCGACTACCTCGTGCTGCACATCAACGGTTCCGTCGAGGCGTGGCGCAACGACGACGCCTGGATCAACGGCAGCTCCGCCTGGACGTCGAAGGGCGTCGTCGCCTCCGGCACCGGCGCCGCCGCCGACGCGCGGGTCGTGTTCGCCGACCTCGACGGCGACCTGGACGACGACTACCTGGTGGTGAACGCCGACGGGTCGGTCAACGCCTGGCTCAACGGCAACGTGTTCGTCAACGGGAAGAGCGCCTGGGCCGGGCTGGGCCGGATCGCCGCGGGCACCGGGAACCCGGGCTCGAAGGTGCGCCTGGCCGACATCGACGGCGACCTGGACGCCGACTACCTGGTCGTGCACTCCGACGGCTCGACCGAGGCCTGGACCAACGACAACGTGGCGGAGGACCTGGGCGCGGGCTGGGACTCGATCGGGAAGATCGCGGCGGGCACCGGTACGGGCGGCACGGCGGTGCAGTTCGCCGACGCCGACGCCGACCGGGACGTCGACTACTTCATCCTCGGTACGGACGGCACCGTGACCTGGTGGGAGAACGACGAGGTCGCGACGCGTGACGACTGGCAGAACGGCCTCAGGAGCCAGGGCGTGTACGGCAACCACCTGGCCGACGCCGCGTCCAACGCCAGGTCGGTGACCTTCGCCGACCTGGACGGCGACGGGGATGACGACTACCTCCTCGTCGGGCCCAAGGGCGAGGTCGAGGCCTGGCGCAACGACAACGTCGCCTACCGGGGCACCAACGCCTGGATCAAGATCGGTCGGGTCGCCGACGGCGTGTCCCCGGCCGCCGGCGAGCGGGTCGTGTTCGCCGACATCGACGGCGACGGGCGCGACGACTACCTCGTGGTGGACACCGCCAACGGCCGGGTGCGGGGCTGGCGCAACAACAACCCCTTCGCGAACGGCATCACCGCCTGGGCCGGGCTCGGCGTCATCGCCCAGGGACCGTCGGGGGCCGCCGGGAACGAGGTGCAGTTCGCCGACATCGACGGTGACGGTGACGACGACTACCTGCTCGTGGCGGTCGACCACTCCGTGCGCGCCTGGAAGAACAACGGCACGGACGTCGGCGGCGGCTGGGCCGCGAAGGTCGTGATCGCGCAGCCGCAGGGGACCATCGCCGTCACGGAGCGGACCGTGTTCGGGGACATGAACTGCGACGACCGCGCCGACTACGTCCTGCGTGACCCCGGGCAGAACAACCTGCTCCACGGCTGGTTCAACCTCGGCGGTTTCGACAACCTGTGGTCCGCGAAGAAGCTCGTCGCCTACGGCGTCGCGATGAACTTCCCGGTGGAGGTCCGCCTCGCCGACATCTCCGGCGACGGCCTCGACGACTACCTCGTCGTCGATCCGACGAACGGCGCCGTCCGCGCCTGGCTCAACAGGGGCGGCAACCAGGTGGACGCCTGA
- a CDS encoding SgcJ/EcaC family oxidoreductase, whose product MTPSIAPPESPTSDAQELVARVAELERAQRAEDVEAMLALFDENAVWVTGGGVRLIGYDAIAAFTRQVLPGAFAGDLSVRYDVEHISFITPDVVLTGVNQEYLTAGGRPLSPPQVGRPSYVWHRHDGQWLITVGQNTAVPANTTDATDAEDARSPAEMESPNADQDEAAVRSIMADIEHGFNANDPELMMRHIASDALVANALGTVMRGHDEIDSATRAGLARGGALHAATAHYRLTDITLLSPDIAVAHKNAWATSSAADAGEPPEMNALYVLERRGGRWWIIRRQNTLVQPAVVT is encoded by the coding sequence ATGACACCATCCATTGCCCCGCCCGAGTCGCCCACCTCCGATGCACAGGAACTCGTGGCACGTGTCGCCGAGCTCGAACGCGCACAGCGAGCCGAGGACGTCGAGGCCATGCTCGCTCTCTTCGACGAGAACGCGGTCTGGGTGACCGGTGGCGGCGTCCGCCTGATCGGGTACGACGCCATTGCCGCCTTCACCCGCCAGGTTCTCCCCGGCGCGTTCGCGGGTGACCTGTCGGTGCGTTACGACGTCGAGCACATCAGTTTCATCACGCCAGATGTCGTGCTTACCGGTGTCAACCAGGAATACCTCACGGCCGGCGGTCGGCCGCTGTCGCCACCGCAGGTGGGACGCCCGAGCTATGTCTGGCACCGCCATGACGGCCAATGGCTTATCACCGTCGGCCAGAACACCGCGGTGCCCGCGAACACCACCGATGCCACCGATGCGGAGGATGCCAGGTCTCCCGCCGAGATGGAATCCCCGAATGCCGATCAGGACGAGGCCGCTGTCCGGAGCATCATGGCTGACATCGAGCATGGTTTCAACGCCAACGATCCCGAGCTGATGATGCGCCATATCGCGTCCGACGCGCTCGTCGCGAACGCCCTCGGCACCGTTATGCGAGGGCATGACGAGATCGATTCGGCAACCCGTGCGGGCCTCGCCCGCGGCGGTGCGCTCCACGCGGCGACCGCGCACTACAGACTCACCGACATCACCCTCCTGTCGCCAGACATCGCGGTGGCTCACAAGAATGCCTGGGCGACGTCCTCCGCGGCCGACGCCGGAGAGCCACCGGAGATGAACGCGTTGTATGTGCTTGAGCGACGAGGCGGGCGGTGGTGGATCATCCGCCGCCAGAACACCCTGGTGCAGCCCGCCGTGGTGACCTGA
- a CDS encoding helix-turn-helix domain-containing protein — protein sequence MRNRLRTLRAERRWSQADLADRCQVSRQTINAIETERYDPGLPLAFTLADIFELTIEEIFFPDRADRADGPDRPAASGTRR from the coding sequence GTGAGGAACCGGTTGCGCACTCTGCGGGCCGAGCGCCGCTGGAGCCAGGCGGACCTGGCCGACCGATGCCAGGTGTCGCGGCAGACCATCAACGCGATCGAGACCGAACGCTACGACCCCGGCCTGCCCCTGGCGTTCACCCTCGCGGACATCTTCGAGCTGACCATCGAGGAGATCTTCTTCCCCGACCGCGCCGACCGCGCCGACGGTCCCGACCGCCCTGCCGCGTCCGGCACGCGTCGATGA
- a CDS encoding GlxA family transcriptional regulator: MLRIVVVAVPPVTTLDLSIPAAVFPAAVVDGQPGYEVVICTAEPGIVPAYTGPSVVVEHGLDVIDSADTVIVTGTGARAHAGERVLDALRRAAGDGRRLASICTGAFVLAQAGLLDGRPATTYWQYSDEMRRRFPAVDLRPDVLYVDDGAILTSAGLAAGLDLCIHLIRRDYGAAVANAVARAAVVAPIRPGGQAQFIETPLPPENGTSLAETRAWASERLAEPLTLSRLAAHAHTSTRTLTRRFREETGLSPLQWLLHQRIDRARELLEATDLPIAAVARQSGLGTPESLRLHLLRRNGLTPSAYRSAFTRVGPSPS, from the coding sequence ATGCTTCGGATCGTCGTCGTCGCCGTCCCACCGGTCACCACTCTGGATCTCTCCATCCCGGCGGCGGTGTTCCCGGCCGCGGTGGTCGACGGCCAGCCGGGCTACGAGGTCGTGATCTGCACGGCCGAGCCCGGGATCGTGCCGGCGTACACCGGGCCCAGTGTCGTGGTGGAGCACGGCCTCGACGTGATCGACAGCGCCGACACCGTGATCGTCACGGGCACCGGAGCCCGCGCGCACGCGGGCGAGCGGGTCCTGGACGCGCTACGGCGGGCCGCGGGCGACGGCCGTCGACTCGCCTCGATCTGCACGGGTGCCTTCGTGCTGGCCCAGGCCGGGCTGCTCGACGGTCGCCCGGCCACCACGTACTGGCAGTACTCCGACGAGATGCGCCGCCGCTTCCCAGCCGTGGACCTGCGGCCCGACGTCCTGTACGTCGACGACGGGGCGATCCTGACCTCCGCCGGTCTGGCCGCCGGCCTCGACCTGTGCATTCACCTGATCCGGCGGGACTACGGGGCGGCGGTCGCCAACGCCGTCGCCCGAGCCGCGGTCGTCGCGCCGATCCGTCCCGGCGGCCAGGCCCAGTTCATCGAAACGCCACTGCCGCCGGAGAACGGCACCTCACTGGCCGAGACCCGTGCCTGGGCATCGGAACGCCTCGCCGAGCCACTCACCCTCAGCCGCCTCGCCGCCCACGCCCACACCAGTACCCGTACGCTCACCCGCCGGTTCCGGGAGGAGACCGGTCTGAGTCCGTTGCAGTGGTTGCTGCACCAGCGGATCGACCGGGCTCGTGAACTCCTCGAGGCGACGGATCTGCCGATCGCCGCCGTCGCCCGGCAAAGCGGTCTGGGAACCCCCGAGTCGCTGCGCCTGCACCTCCTGCGCCGCAACGGGCTCACCCCCAGCGCCTACCGCAGCGCGTTCACCCGCGTCGGACCGTCCCCGAGCTGA